The sequence ctgtgttGTAAACTCCCTCCCCTTTATTTGCCTGTATTTGCCACAGTCGGCTACGTGCACAAACAGCTGATGGGAGTAGCATTtgtaaaaaattgttttaaaagatctGAGTGTTAAACCTGGGTAAGCATTGTGTAGAACAGCAACAACAGGCTTAAGAATCTAGATGATCCCTGTGCTAAATGAATCCAGAAGGCGTGGAGAACCAGAGCTGACCATAAGAAGACAAGCCCTctggaaatgtacagaaatattggGGAGGATATTGACCTTTCCATAATTCATGAAATTGAGATTTTTTAAGCAACCTTATTTAGATCTTATGGAGCAAGTTATCTCCTTGGAATCTAATCTCAGAAGTATTAACTACTGATCAAAAGGTATGAACTTTTTTTCAGGCTCTTGATGAGTAATGATGAATTGCTTCATGTTATAAAGTTCAAACAGACATTCAGGATTTTTCCACTTTAAATCATCAGCCATGTTAAataccaaaaaaggaaaacagaacacgtttgaaaataagaaaaaatatacaagCAGATGCAGTTACCAAATTAAAACGCTCACTGAAAATGACTATGTTCTGAGCAATTTTATGTTTGAATTTGAAATTCCCTGATTCAGTATTAATTTCTTAAAGCTTGATAGTTAAACTTGACCTTCATTCCTAGGGAACCAGGATAGCCGGTCATCCTACTAGGTGGGGAAGGTGGCCATCTATCCCAGACCTGGACTTGGAGAAGGATGAGTGGCTACATGTGTCCTGTTAAGAGTTACTTAATGTCTCTGGTTGAGAAGCAGAACCTGAGAATCTCTTGTGCAAGTGGTTTATTGAGGATGTGCTCTCAGGTGGAGGGGAGTGAGGGAAGCAGGATAGAACAGAGGAAGACTGCTAAGCCAGAATGTGGTGGCAGATGAAGACTGACTTCAGCCTGATCTCCTGAGGAGCTCTAGAACAGAAACTGCACCAGAGTTGGTTCCTCCCTGAGGTAAGGGATCCATCTTCTGTACCTCTACACAAGCAAGATGGCAATTCTTTTCTTGAGCAGGCCTCAAAATTAAGAATGCCTCAGAATTACttggaaggcttgttaaaacagaccACTGGGCTAACTCCCAGAGTTTCTGTTTCAGTAAGCCTGAGGTAGGGGGCCTagagaatttgtatttctaacagtTCCCGGGTGTTGCTGATTCTGCTGGTATagggaccacactctgagaactACTACTCTAGGTAAGAGGACAGCTGTAAGGCTCTAGCTGCCAACACAGCATCTGGGAAAGATCTGAGTGGCATATACTACCGCTACTAACTTGGCATCTTCCTCATGAAGGCACACACCAGGGCTGGAAGATTGGATCACAAGCTGAGGCTGGATAGGTTACATTTTTAGGTCTGACTGTCTAGACTCATGGCATCGTATTATTTTCCTATTGTCATCCCGCATTTCCAGCCAAAGCATTGTTAAATCGTTCCAGTTCATCTCCGCCTTGCTACTGGACTTCAAGGGAAAGGTCTGAGAGGTATGGACAGCTTTAAAGAGGGAGCAGCTTCACCTCACTAGGCAAGTACAGTGGAGTCACTTGCAAAGAATGGAAAATCCTCAAGaggaaattaaatatttggaAGCAAGACTCAAGTAGACCACATTGGAAGTTTTTGATGTTTGTGAAATTAAAGGATGATGGCTTTCGAAGGCAACTGGAGCCCATAACAGCCTCCGTCCCCAAGGATCACCACCAGCTGAAGCAGAATGTATGGAAGTAACCGGAGACCTTAGCCGGCAGTGTACTGTTGGGTGAACAGTGTACCTGGTACCCTTGTGCCTGAATGTCCATCTTGACGCAGTCCAGTAGATCGTCGATGGTCGGGGATGCCTTCCAAGGCCCAAACTTGACCACCGACCTCTTGTTCGCCTCCAGGAGGCGCAGGGTGTCTGCGCAGTTCGCATCATCCTTTTCGTTGCGCACGACGCACACCAGCACTTCGGAGTAGCGCGCAGCCACGGCCTCCGCACGCGCCAGGCGCACCATGAGCTCCAGGTTCTCGCTGTAGCCTGGCACCCGGAGCAAGAACTGCTTCCGAGCCACCTGCTCACCAAAGATCTGTGGCATGTCCTCCAGGAGTTTGATCAAAGGCTTGATTTCGTAGTACTGAGCCTCACGGTACACCTCGGGGATGTGCTGCATGGGCGGCTGCCCACTGCGCAGGTATTCTAGGATGGGTCCAAAATAGGTGCCACAGCGATCGACGAAGAAGCGTCCCTCTGCATCCGTGCACGCCTTGGCTGAGCTGGAGAACATCTCTGCCAGCTTCGAGCATGGTAATTTTCTCAAGGTGGCCAAGGTAGTGGTATAGAACTCACCCCCAACGTTCAGCTCCACGACAGGAGATTCCTGGGGGCACAAGAGGCAGAGTGAACCGATGGCGCCACCTCCAGGGAGCGCATGATTTATTTTCATCAAAAGAATAATACCTACAGAATTTAGGGGAGCCCTGATTGGCTTTAGCTGTTGGAATTTACATCTTACTGAAGGGCATTACATTTATGCTGTATAGCTGCAGAGAGTGGgcattttaaggaagaaaaatatttcagtttgaTATAAGAATACCCATtcaagggtggggggtgggaagagagagactgggatttcaaaattgtagaatagataaacaagattatactgtatagcacagggaaata is a genomic window of Camelus bactrianus isolate YW-2024 breed Bactrian camel chromosome 10, ASM4877302v1, whole genome shotgun sequence containing:
- the KCTD14 gene encoding BTB/POZ domain-containing protein KCTD14 isoform X1, coding for MSLTSAPGARRLSRAAPHAGPRTESPVVELNVGGEFYTTTLATLRKLPCSKLAEMFSSSAKACTDAEGRFFVDRCGTYFGPILEYLRSGQPPMQHIPEVYREAQYYEIKPLIKLLEDMPQIFGEQVARKQFLLRVPGYSENLELMVRLARAEAVAARYSEVLVCVVRNEKDDANCADTLRLLEANKRSVVKFGPWKASPTIDDLLDCVKMDIQAQGYQVHCSPNSTLPAKVSGYFHTFCFSWW
- the KCTD14 gene encoding BTB/POZ domain-containing protein KCTD14 isoform X2, which gives rise to MSLTSAPGARRLSRAAPHAGPRTESPVVELNVGGEFYTTTLATLRKLPCSKLAEMFSSSAKACTDAEGRFFVDRCGTYFGPILEYLRSGQPPMQHIPEVYREAQYYEIKPLIKLLEDMPQIFGEQVARKQFLLRVPGYSENLELMVRLARAEAVAARYSEVLVCVVRNEKDDANCADTLRLLEANKRSVVKFGPWKASPTIDDLLDCVKMDIQAQGYQCPGRLIPRYCIPRPLPGWPKTWKV